One window of the Prunus dulcis unplaced genomic scaffold, ALMONDv2, whole genome shotgun sequence genome contains the following:
- the LOC117612938 gene encoding uncharacterized protein LOC117612938 — translation MSRMACSSNAIVESNGDVHGDFGIEYLDMIDFTGVEVMHSGDNGTEMNGLQMHSALPILAHLETFSQVGGITFELSIQHNLRQMGEQNMRNLVKRKLKDSRTIYTPSDIIRDVKQNFGVTINYCKAWRSRELALMSIRGSVEEAYSLLPAYCHELERVNSGTRTYIHTDENNHFLYFFMAVGACIRGFQSSMRPVIAVDATHLKCKYKGVLFVANAFDGNRNIYPLAFRIGDLETDASWHWFFSKLHEVIVAKSYGIAEFDRHFRKIKGNDEVAQYLESARLHKWSRAHMDGRRYNVMTTNIAESINPVLRFARMLPMVHLIDEIINLLVKWFSKRHDFALKCSSTLCPDFGEKKLRRSCKKFQLEQLPCKHVVAVCRFLKLNVYSMASRYYTRNTWLDAYSFTIYLVQPQELWVIPEDV, via the exons ATGAGTCGGATGGCTTGTTCTTCAAATGCCATAGTTGAAAGCAATGGTGATGTACATGGTGATTTTGGAATAGAATATTTAGACATGATTGATTTTACAGGGGTGGAGGTGATGCATAGTGGTGATAATGGTACAGAAATGAATGGCTTGCAAATGCACTCAGCCCTTCCTATTTTGGCCCATTTGGAGACATTTTCACAAGTGGGCGGAATAACGTTTGAACTTTCTATTCAACATAATTTGAGGCAAATGGGTGAACAAAACATGCGCAATTTGg TGAAGCGGAAGTTGAAAGATTCTCGCACAATATACACACCAAGTGATATAATCAGAGATGTGAAACAAAACTTTGGTGTCACCATTAATTATTGCAAAGCTTGGAGATCGAGGGAGTTAGCTCTAATGTCCATTAGAGGTTCAGTAGAGGAGGCATATTCTCTCCTTCCAGCTTATTGTCACGAATTAGAGCGTGTGAATTCCGGCACAAGGACATACATCCACACCGATGAGAACAAtcactttttgtatttttttatggcTGTTGGGGCATGTATTAGAGGGTTTCAATCTTCGATGCGGCCAGTCATTGCTGTGGATGCCACGCATTTAAAATGTAAGTATAAGGGTGTCCTTTTTGTTGCCAATGCATTTGACGGAAATCGAAATATATATCCTCTTGCTTTTAGAATTGGGGATTTAGAGACGGATGCCTCATGGCATTGGTTTTTCAGTAAGCTTCATGAAGTCATTG TTGCAAAATCTTATGGCATCGCTGAATTTGATCGTCATTTTCGCAAGATCAAGGGAAATGATGAGGTTGCTCAATATCTTGAAAGTGCAAGATTACACAAGTGGTCTAGAGCTCACATGGATGGACGTCGATACAATGTAAtgacaacaaatattgcgGAGTCAATCAACCCAGTCCTTCGATTCGCAAGGATGCTACCAATGGTGCATTTGATTgatgaaatcatcaatttgCTTGTGAAATGGTTCAGTAAACGTCATGATTTCGCTTTGAAATGTTCATCAACATTGTGCCCTGACTTTGGCGAGAAGAAGCTGAGACGTAG TTGTAAGAAGTTTCAGCTTGAGCAACTACCTTGCAAGCATGTAGTTGCAGTTTGCCGTTTCTTGAAACTAAATGTATACTCCATGGCTTCTCGTTATTACACTCGAAATACATGGTTGGATGCTTATTCATTTACCATCTATCTGGTACAGCCTCAAGAGCTGTGGGTTATTCCTGAAGATGTCTAA